Proteins encoded in a region of the Anopheles ziemanni chromosome 2, idAnoZiCoDA_A2_x.2, whole genome shotgun sequence genome:
- the LOC131282493 gene encoding uncharacterized protein LOC131282493 yields MKLPALLFGLGLITGVLSQGFGQQPPPFRPIPRSFVVPPKAQRRQLTQQQQTHILSDIQKHQHRFNVHQNQRSPNVFIQPSIQLPVPPQPHARQPFNGPQQHFQQPNPHFHHHTNNLHPPTNGFRAGPSSSGRPGPPPLPSFGAQVNRYYYQHHTQTTFIPNFLQLLQQDTRLPPQQRSVQNQLGGQFFNGPPPPPPSAPLAPQHGPTPHNNQPSSFLNSIDTSFGGPQQRPPPSNTLQSPFPSQNPSFPTSNQVRFPNQGVQQPVQQQQQLFPAQQLPLQAAPQNFKQGQTSFGQVPQPTFSNSAPQQQFPPLTGNFQQSTLQQPQLQLPKIQQSVPFVQSGPSFNTGFPQAQAQVQPFNAPSLPVQSQFGQTSNFNGIQQQQPQPPQPLNYFQQQEYERRLKEESDRIRELQEKQKVIAKHEQFLQKQYQKQQAKVQQLHQEFLKKQQKILQQQQQQFDQQAQKTAVPTQVRSRDVLPSERTIFEKAVKMHTKPVAEPTTATSAPTQLSVIPLKPNAKKDYSSITQSDLDVLLSANRQSLFQTIKSETAKPAKAKPTKVKSTKALGRDELLKQLKLALAETSPSDLGGKNYSSTDLVLPNGEKVQVIRTTDPEIIKRANANSEGVLTQQLDSPTTPKPLSFEDIARSGLLPPGADFELIKQTEDGQIQEVAKIPPQKKVTFVYLEEQDDGSYKVQGVKGSGDKETKTSGADVDSILKRIKNGEIQLPPPSVAVKAGSGQPELLDAPITTTTPRHQPIKKTNSVTIIPHSTPIEDQQASTAFLQHTATPAQPSTIYASTAAPSSPSIVTAFSPGAYSGSTLPQHTTARLLSTVAPYLASDSTARYSEASSIYTTSATPSPATPAPPSTEKYFADTTSGEQQQTASSYHHPSSHQPRTGSFNDVVPTASASETVAQQQQDSKPTQAPQDTQQDAQNELPAILKNNGLFAMAKYLRQSGLDTILNETGPYTIFVPTDKAFRSLLVQLGGPEKAEEKFRNNPRLLSGLLLHHVIPGSFEIASLQDEMTGVSLAGTQLRVNQYNMHDSEWNDVKVTTINGAMVVPDKQDIVIPQGVAHAVDRVMFPLPVGDILQTLQSDRERRFTHFLRALFASGMSDTLQNKGIKTYTVFAPTDAAFAHLTTEELTNLVTEKEQAEELVRKHVVPGTLFTAGMRFYQVKDVMAEGKTVTLQKTGGKIKVNDGYLQTSNIPTTNGVIHAIDSLL; encoded by the exons GTTCCACCGAAAGCTCAACGGCGCCAACTgacgcaacaacagcaaacgCACATCCTCAGTGACATCCAGAAGCACCAGCACCGGTTCAATGTCCACCAGAACCAACGTTCGCCGAACGTGTTCATCCAGCCGTCGATACAGCTGCCGGTTCCTCCACAGCCCCACGCCAGGCAGCCGTTCAACGGACCGCAGCAACACTTCCAACAACCGAACCCACACTTCCACCATCACACGAACAACCTACATCCACCGACGAACGGGTTCCGTGCAGGGCCATCGTCGTCCGGTCGGCCGGGACCACCGCCTCTACCATCCTTTGGAGCACAAGTAAACCGCTACTACTACCAGCACCACACACAGACCACATTCATTCCAAATTTTCTACAACTCTTACAGCAGGACACACGCCTTCCACCTCAGCAACGCTCGGTACAGAACCAACTGGGGGGCCAGTTCTTCAAcggcccaccaccaccaccaccatcagcaccaCTCGCACCACAGCATGGTCCCACGCCACATAACAATCAACCATCCTCCTTCCTGAACAGCATCGACACGTCCTTTGGCGGCCCGCAACAGCGCCCACCACCGTCCAACACCCTTCAATCTCCGTTCCCCTCACAAAACCCTTCATTCCCCACCAGCAACCAGGTCCGCTTCCCTAACCAAGGTGTCCAGCAACCcgtgcaacaacagcagcagctgttCCCGGCTCAGCAGTTGCCACTCCAGGCGGCACCACAAAACTTCAAGCAAGGCCAAACGTCCTTTGGACAGGTTCCACAACCAACGTTCTCGAACAGTGCACCACAGCAGCAGTTCCCTCCACTCACCGGAAACTTCCAACAGTCGACTCTTCAGCAACCCCAGCTGCAGCTTCCCAAGATTCAACAGAGTGTTCCCTTCGTCCAGTCGGGCCCATCGTTCAACACAGGCTTCCCACAGGCACAGGCTCAGGTACAGCCGTTCAACGCACCATCGCTGCCGGTTCAGTCGCAGTTTGGTCAGACGAGCAACTTCAACGGTattcagcaacagcaaccgcAACCACCGCAACCGTTGAACTACTTCCAGCAGCAGGAGTATGAGCGCCGCCTGAAGGAGGAAAGTGATCGCATTCGTGAGCTGCAGGAGAAGCAGAAGGTGATCGCAAAACACGAGCAGTTCCTGCAGAAGCAGTACCAGAAGCAGCAGGCCAAGGTGCAGCAGTTGCACCAGGAGTTCCTCAAGAAGCAGCAGAAGATcctacagcagcagcagcagcagttcgaCCAGCAGGCACAGAAGACAGCCGTACCGACGCAGGTGCGTTCGCGGGACGTGCTTCCCTCGGAGCGGACCATCTTCGAGAAAGCCGTTAAGATGCACACGAAACCAGTGGCTGAACCGACCACCGCAACCAGTGCCCCAACGCAACTCTCCGTCATTCCACTCAAACCGAACGCCAAGAAGGACTACAGTAGCATCACGCAGTCGGACCTGGACGTGCTGCTGAGCGCGAACCGTCAGAGCCTCTTCCAGACGATCAAGTCGGAAACGGCGAAACCGGCCAAGGCGAAGCCAACGAAGGTGAAATCGACCAAGGCACTCGGACGCGATGAACTTCTGAAGCAGCTCAAGCTGGCGCTTGCCGAGACATCGCCCTCGGATTTGGGCGGAAAGAACTACAGCTCGACGGATCTGGTGTTGCCGAACGGTGAAAAGGTGCAGGTGATCCGTACAACGGATCCGGAAATAATCAAGCGCGCCAACGCCAACTCCGAAGGTGTCCTGACCCAGCAGCTCGACTCGCCGACCACACCGAAGCCGTTGTCGTTTGAAGATATCGCCCGCAGCGGCCTTCTGCCGCCCGGTGCCGACTTCGAGCTGATCAAGCAAACGGAGGACGGTCAGATCCAGGAGGTGGCTAAAATTCCGCCGCAAAAGAAGGTCACCTTCGTGTATCTGGAGGAGCAGGACGATGGCTCGTACAAGGTGCAGGGCGTCAAGGGTAGCGGCGATAAGGAAACGAAGACATCTGGTGCCGATGTGGACAGCATTCTGAAACGCATCAAGAACGGTGAGATTCAGTTGCCACCACCTTCGGTTGCAGTCAAGGCGGGTTCCGGACAGCCGGAACTTCTGGATGCTCCGATAACGACCACCACGCCGCGTCATCAGCCGATCAAGAAGACCAACTCGGTAACGATCATCCCGCACAGCACACCGATCGAGGATCAGCAAGCATCGACGGCCTTTTTGCAGCACACGGCGACCCCGGCCCAACCCTCCACCATCTACGCCTCGACCGCAGCCCCCTCGAGTCCGTCGATAGTGACGGCCTTCTCCCCTGGGGCGTACTCTGGCAGCACGCTACCCCAGCACACCACGGCCCGCCTACTGTCCACGGTGGCGCCCTACCTCGCTTCCGACAGCACAGCCCGCTACTCCGAGGCCAGCTCGATCTACACGACGTCCGCAACACCCTCCCCGGCCACTCCCGCACCGCCGAGCACCGAGAAGTACTTCGCCGACACGACCAGCGGCGAACAGCAGCAAACGGCCAGCAGCTACCATCACCCATCGAGCCACCAGCCGAGAACCGGCAGCTTCAACGACGTGGTGCCCACGGCATCCGCTTCCGAAACCGtcgcccagcagcagcaggataGCAAGCCGACGCAGGCCCCGCAGGACACGCAACAGGACGCGCAGAACGAACTGCCAGCGATTCTCAAGAATAACGGACTATTTGCCATGGCCAAATATCTCCGCCAGTCTGGACTCGATACGATCCTCAACGAAACCGGCCCGTACACGATCTTCGTGCCGACCGACAAAGCCTTCCGCAGTCTCCTCGTGCAGCTGGGCGGCCCTGAGAAAGCGGAAGAGAAGTTCCGCAACAACCCGCGGCTACTGAGTGGG CTCCTCTTACATCACGTCATTCCTGGATCGTTCGAGATCGCTTCGCTGCAGGATGAAATGACTGGAGTCTCCCTTGCTGGAACGCAGTTGCGAGTAAACCAATACAACATGCACGATTCCGAATGGAACGACGTCAAG GTAACAACCATCAACGGCGCTATGGTCGTGCCGGACAAACAGGACATCGTGATTCCGCAGGGCGTGGCCCATGCCGTCGATCGGGTGATGTTCCCACTTCCGGTTGGTGATATTCTGCAGACACTGCAGTCGGATCGTGAACGACGTTTCACGCACTTCCTGCGGGCGTTGTTCGCATCGGGCATGTCGGATACTCTCCAGAACAAAG GTATCAAAACGTACACAGTATTCGCCCCGACCGATGCCGCATTCGCTCATCTCACGACCGAGGAACTCACCAACCTAGTCACGGAAAAGGAACAGGCCGAGGAGCTGGTCCGGAAGCACGTCGTCCCGGGCACGCTGTTCACCGCCGGAATGCGCTTCTACCAAGTGAAGGACGTCATGGCAGAGGGCAAAACGGTTACGCTGCAGAAGACCGGAG GTAAAATTAAGGTTAACGATGGTTACCTGCAGACGTCCAACATCCCTACCACGAACGGCGTTATACATGCGATCGATTCGCTTCTGTAA
- the LOC131282230 gene encoding protein numb: MGNSNSSHEPLERGFTRGTYGDVKNTKSASFRQSKRSPKKMDRLRKSFRDSFRRRKDRVPEAAKPHQWQSDEQAVRSATCTFAVKYLGCVEVFESRGMQVCEEALKVLRNSRRRAIRAQLHVSGDGLRVVEDDTKGLIVDQTIEKVSFCAPDRNHERGFSYICRDGTTRRWMCHGFLATKDSGERLSHAVGCAFAVCLERKQRRDKECGVTMTFDMKNSTFTRTGSFRQQTMTERLASGGDTAVVAPQQQNNNNAPKPYNPFAIERPHATPSMLERQGSFRGFTQIGSASPFKRQMSLRINDLPSNAERQRAFLEPGTPQRTTVSPIPEVSPQPTDTVSQLCQELSQGLSLLTKNDADDFYLNKELHLKSMVSSTTASITSNAMASTVTSVSAASAISGNGYVPQAAGPPTTATVLPTLSVGPIIPPRSLSPLNNKQQTLDLSALGGANHSGGSSVSNNTTLSAGGSSSATTAEPPSTVTVATSSNVVVPIETASPLPNPEQWLGQIVKNASPSPRRAPSLHNRAKSLNNAGDPFDAEWVSDVAKPEIHSTNPFISPPKPPAQTFQVHL, from the exons ATGGGTAATTCCAACTCATCACACGAACCCCTAGAACGCGGGTTTACCCGTGGAACTTATGGAGATGTTAAGAATACG AAGTCAGCTTCGTTCCGACAGAGCAAACGATCGCCGAAGAAGATGGATCGGTTGCGAAAATCTTTCCGCGATTCGTTCCGGCGGCGCAAGGATCGCGTGCCTGAGGCGGCCAAACCGCACCAGTGGCAATCGGACGAGCAGGCCGTCCGGTCCGCCACCTGTACCTTTGCGGTCAAATATTTGGGCTGCGTGGAGGTGTTCGAATCTCGTGGCATGCAGGTGTGCGAGGAGGCACTGAAGGTGTTACGG AACTCCCGGAGACGTGCAATAAGGGCCCAGCTGCATGTGAGCGGGGACGGGCTACGGGTGGTCGAGGACGATACGAAAGGGCTGATCGTGGACCAGACGATCGAGAAGGTTTCGTTCTGTGCGCCGGATCGCAACCACGAGCGGGGCTTCAGCTACATCTGCCGCGATGGCACGACGCGTCGCTGGATGTGCCATGGCTTTCTGGCCACCAAAGATTCCGGCGAGCGGCTGTCGCATGCGGTAGGTTGCGCCTTTGCCGTCTGCCTCGAACGGAAGCAGCGACGCGACAAGGAATGCGGCGTCACAATGACGTTCGACATGAAAAATTCCACGTTCACCCGTACCGGCTCGTTCCGGCAGCAGACGATGACGGAGCGGCTTGCGAGTGGTGGCGATACGGCGGTTGTGGCGCCCCAGCagcagaacaacaacaatgcTCCGAAACCGTACAATCCGTTCGCGATCGAGCGACCGCACGCGACGCCCTCGATGCTGGAACGTCAGGGTAGCTTCCGTGGGTTCACGCAGATCGGTTCGGCGTCGCCGTTCAAGCGCCAGATGTCGCTCCGAATCAACGATCTTCCGTCCAACGCCGAGCGGCAGCGTGCATTCCTCGAACCGGGTACACCGCAGCGCACGACCGTATCGCCGATCCCGGAGGTGTCCCCGCAGCCCACGGACACCGTCAGTCAGCTGTGCCAGGAGCTAAGCCAGGGTCTTTCGCTGCTGACCAAGAACGATGCGGACGATTTTTATCTCAACAAAGAGCTGCACCTTAAGTCGATGGTGTCCTCCACCACTGCGAGCATCACTTCCAACGCGATGGCGTCGACCGTTACGAGCGTAAGTGCGGCGTCGGCGATTTCCGGCAATGGCTACGTGCCCCAGGCGGCAGGCCCTCCTACCACCGCCACCGTCCTGCCAACGCTGTCCGTCGGCCCGATCATTCCACCACGATCTCTTTCGCCGCTcaacaacaaacagcaaacacTGGACCTGTCCGCCCTCGGCGGTGCCAACCACAGTGGCGGCAGTAGTGTGAGCAACAACACGACGCTCAGTGCGGGCGGCAGTAGCAGTGCGACGACGGCGGAACCTCCTTCCACCGTGACCGTGGCCACATCGTCCAACGTAGTCGTTCCGATAGAAACGGCGTCTCCACTGCCGAACCCGGAACAATGGCTCGGGCAGATCGTGAAGAATGCGTCCCCGTCGCCGCGGCGCGCACCGTCGCTGCACAACCGGGCCAAGTCGTTGAACAACGCGGGCGATCCGTTCGATGCCGAGTGGGTATCGGACGTGGCGAAACCGGAGATCCACAGCACGAACCCGTTCATATCGCCCCCGAAACCGCCGGCGCAAACGTTTCAGGTGCATCTGTAA